In Bacillus sp. KH172YL63, one genomic interval encodes:
- a CDS encoding DinB family protein, translated as MDHKLGYHLWATDKLLDHLDSLEDSVFHAEIQSVFPSIERTLYHQYEVDALWFSRLRKQERPLEVDRFSTASECKKYFQKLHREIAEWEYEGGDILYQTSDGEAFENATEEILYHIVNHGTYHRGNISAMLWQLGEKGVSTDYIYYVREKEERENES; from the coding sequence TTGGATCATAAATTGGGTTACCATCTATGGGCAACCGATAAGTTGCTCGATCATTTGGATTCGCTGGAGGATTCCGTCTTTCATGCTGAGATTCAAAGCGTGTTCCCTTCGATTGAACGGACGCTTTATCACCAATATGAAGTGGATGCCCTTTGGTTTTCACGATTGAGGAAACAAGAGAGGCCGTTGGAAGTGGATCGGTTTTCAACTGCATCAGAATGCAAAAAGTATTTTCAAAAATTGCATCGTGAAATCGCCGAGTGGGAGTATGAAGGTGGGGACATCTTATATCAAACGTCAGATGGAGAAGCCTTCGAAAATGCTACAGAAGAAATTCTGTACCATATCGTCAATCACGGTACGTATCACCGGGGGAATATCTCCGCCATGCTCTGGCAGTTGGGTGAAAAAGGCGTTTCAACAGACTATATTTATTACGTCCGCGAGAAGGAGGAACGAGAAAATGAGTCATGA
- a CDS encoding L-lactate permease: MSVLELITSLTPVLAVLIFLIILRLPASIAMPISFFMTVLLSLVIWKIPFVEISAATIEGMIIAFTILWIVFGAILLLNTLQNSGAMETIRNGFSVISPDRRVQVIIIAWLFGSFIEGAAGFGTPAALAAPLLVALGFPPLAAVSLALIADSSAVSFGAVGTPVMVGIDQGLRQGGALATKVEQAVGNQPMIDYLSEVAAQAVSIDLFVGSLIPLLLVTMLTRFFGRNRSWKEGLALWKFSLFAGFSFTLPALLVALFLGPEFPSIIGGLAGLLIVIPAARKGFLLPDEAWDFESEEATRAESVPGKAMPIWLAWVPYLLVAIFLVMTRLDILPVKAWLKSVTVRWEHILGTEISTQFEPLYLPGTIFILVVMMTIFIHKMNKNEIKKTFHQSFLTIQGSIVSLMAAVPMVRIFINSSVNESGLVSMPMELATLVSGLVGEGWPFVAPLIGALGSFISGSATFSNMMFSLFQFSVAEQIGVDPQTVLSLQVLGANAGNMVCVLNVVAAASVVHLSGKEGQIIRTTIVPMMLYVLLSGMIGAAVLYVFQ, from the coding sequence ATGTCTGTACTCGAACTCATCACATCCTTGACTCCGGTCTTGGCCGTTCTCATTTTTCTTATCATTCTGCGTTTACCCGCTTCGATTGCAATGCCGATCAGTTTCTTCATGACGGTCCTGCTCAGCCTTGTGATTTGGAAAATTCCATTTGTTGAAATCAGCGCTGCGACAATCGAAGGGATGATCATCGCCTTCACGATCCTTTGGATTGTATTCGGCGCCATCCTGTTACTCAATACATTGCAAAACAGCGGTGCAATGGAAACGATCCGAAATGGATTCTCTGTGATTTCCCCTGACCGCCGCGTTCAGGTCATCATCATTGCATGGCTTTTCGGATCATTCATTGAAGGGGCTGCCGGCTTCGGAACGCCCGCTGCACTCGCAGCCCCATTGCTCGTTGCGCTCGGTTTCCCGCCACTTGCTGCCGTGTCGCTCGCCCTGATTGCCGATAGCAGCGCCGTCTCTTTCGGCGCTGTCGGGACCCCCGTCATGGTAGGGATCGATCAGGGCCTCCGGCAGGGCGGGGCTCTAGCGACTAAAGTTGAGCAGGCGGTCGGCAACCAGCCGATGATCGACTATTTAAGTGAGGTGGCCGCCCAGGCCGTGAGCATTGATTTATTCGTAGGCAGCTTGATCCCTCTCTTACTCGTGACGATGCTGACCCGTTTCTTCGGCCGTAACCGTTCATGGAAAGAAGGACTTGCATTATGGAAATTCTCTCTCTTTGCAGGGTTCTCGTTTACACTCCCGGCGTTGCTTGTAGCCCTTTTTCTCGGCCCTGAATTCCCTTCAATCATAGGAGGGCTCGCCGGCTTGCTGATCGTGATACCGGCTGCGAGGAAAGGTTTCTTATTACCGGATGAAGCGTGGGATTTTGAAAGTGAGGAGGCAACAAGGGCAGAATCCGTTCCTGGCAAAGCAATGCCGATCTGGTTGGCCTGGGTCCCGTACTTGCTTGTAGCAATCTTCCTAGTGATGACCCGTCTTGATATATTGCCGGTAAAAGCATGGCTCAAAAGTGTGACAGTCCGGTGGGAGCATATTCTGGGGACCGAAATTTCCACCCAGTTCGAGCCTCTTTACCTTCCGGGTACCATCTTTATTCTTGTCGTAATGATGACAATCTTCATCCATAAGATGAACAAGAATGAAATCAAGAAAACCTTCCATCAATCATTTCTCACGATCCAAGGAAGTATCGTTTCATTGATGGCCGCCGTGCCGATGGTGAGAATCTTCATTAACTCCAGCGTGAATGAAAGTGGATTGGTCAGTATGCCGATGGAACTTGCAACACTCGTTTCAGGCCTGGTCGGGGAAGGCTGGCCCTTCGTCGCCCCACTTATCGGCGCACTCGGCTCATTCATTTCAGGGAGCGCCACATTCAGTAATATGATGTTCTCCCTCTTCCAGTTCAGTGTGGCAGAACAGATCGGCGTCGATCCGCAAACCGTATTATCCCTGCAGGTCCTCGGGGCAAATGCCGGAAACATGGTATGCGTCCTGAACGTAGTGGCCGCCGCTTCCGTTGTGCATCTGAGCGGAAAAGAAGGCCAGATCATCCGGACCACGATCGTACCGATGATGCTTTATGTACTCTTATCCGGGATGATCGGGGCAGCTGTCCTTTACGTGTTTCAATAA
- a CDS encoding bifunctional 5,10-methylenetetrahydrofolate dehydrogenase/5,10-methenyltetrahydrofolate cyclohydrolase gives MEPLVLDGKLVASEVKESLKSRVAELKEKGITPCLATVLVGDDPSSATYVKMKGNACGKIGMESRRIHLPKETTTEELLDIINELNEDTSVHGILLQHPVPDHIDERAAFEAISIEKDVDGVTSQGFGQNSLGFGEYPSCTPAAIMSIIDYYGVSLEGKHAVVVGRSPILGKPVSMMLLNRNATVTTCHSYTEDLPAMLAHADIVVAAVGKPNFIKGDWLKEGAVVLDAGYNKGNVGDVDYEACYEKASAITPVPGGVGPVTISMLLKQTVDSAEKYGTA, from the coding sequence GTGGAACCACTAGTATTAGACGGGAAACTTGTAGCATCTGAGGTAAAAGAAAGCCTGAAGTCGAGGGTCGCTGAATTAAAAGAGAAGGGCATCACCCCTTGTCTCGCGACAGTGCTTGTCGGGGACGATCCGTCGTCTGCCACGTATGTCAAAATGAAAGGGAATGCCTGTGGGAAAATCGGGATGGAATCAAGAAGGATCCACCTCCCGAAAGAAACGACAACGGAGGAACTGCTTGATATCATCAACGAGCTGAATGAGGATACTTCGGTCCATGGGATTCTCTTACAGCACCCTGTTCCCGACCATATCGATGAGCGGGCGGCTTTTGAAGCCATCTCCATAGAAAAAGATGTGGACGGGGTCACAAGTCAGGGCTTCGGTCAAAACTCATTGGGATTCGGTGAATATCCATCCTGCACGCCGGCTGCGATCATGAGCATCATCGATTATTATGGTGTATCCCTTGAAGGGAAGCATGCCGTCGTGGTTGGAAGAAGCCCGATCCTCGGAAAGCCGGTTTCGATGATGTTATTGAACCGGAACGCCACGGTCACGACATGTCATTCGTATACAGAGGATCTACCTGCCATGCTCGCACATGCCGATATCGTCGTCGCAGCTGTCGGGAAGCCGAACTTCATCAAAGGTGACTGGTTAAAAGAAGGAGCTGTCGTCCTGGATGCCGGCTACAACAAAGGCAATGTCGGTGACGTCGACTATGAAGCATGCTACGAAAAGGCAAGCGCCATCACCCCTGTTCCCGGCGGTGTGGGCCCTGTCACCATCTCCATGCTGCTAAAACAGACCGTCGATTCTGCCGAGAAATACGGAACTGCATAA
- a CDS encoding DNA alkylation repair protein: MSHEYADKIIAVLKEHEHIENQGAMSAYLKDQFQFFGIKSPERKELLKVFLKEHGKPSIEECPSIVRDLWAQPERECQYVALALLDKQARYLTKEHLPLLEEMIVTKSWWDTIDHIASNHVGKIYQSEEDDAYLEKWIHSGNMWLNRTAILHQLKYKGNTDKDRLFRYILMHNKSKEFFIQKAIGWVLREYSKTDPESVKHFIETEELAPLSKREGLKHLNRQAAVVK; this comes from the coding sequence ATGAGTCATGAATATGCAGATAAAATCATTGCCGTATTGAAAGAACATGAACATATTGAAAACCAGGGAGCGATGTCGGCTTATTTAAAGGATCAGTTTCAGTTTTTCGGGATTAAGTCACCTGAACGGAAGGAACTGCTGAAAGTATTTCTGAAAGAACACGGCAAACCTTCGATTGAAGAATGTCCGTCCATTGTACGGGACCTATGGGCTCAGCCGGAAAGGGAGTGCCAGTATGTCGCCCTCGCCCTTCTGGATAAACAGGCAAGGTATTTAACGAAGGAACATCTGCCGCTATTGGAGGAGATGATTGTCACGAAGTCGTGGTGGGATACAATTGACCACATTGCTTCCAATCACGTAGGGAAGATTTATCAATCGGAGGAAGACGATGCCTATTTAGAAAAATGGATTCACTCCGGGAATATGTGGCTGAACCGGACCGCGATTCTGCACCAGCTGAAATACAAGGGCAATACGGATAAAGACCGGTTATTCAGGTATATCCTCATGCATAACAAATCAAAGGAATTCTTTATACAGAAAGCGATCGGCTGGGTGCTGAGAGAATATTCCAAAACCGACCCTGAATCAGTGAAGCATTTTATCGAAACAGAGGAGCTCGCCCCTTTGAGCAAGAGGGAAGGTTTGAAGCATCTGAATCGGCAAGCTGCCGTGGTGAAGTAA
- a CDS encoding VOC family protein translates to MKLHHIGMNVKSLEQSKAFYQTYFGFEEEMYLEWGCESILFLKKEDFRLELIEEAGEERGTGRTFVHIALSVENLEYELEVLKSKGLLPVEGPLLLENGWKVAFFFGPEGEIIELVEEG, encoded by the coding sequence ATGAAATTGCATCACATTGGCATGAATGTCAAAAGTCTGGAACAGTCCAAGGCATTCTATCAAACCTATTTTGGATTCGAGGAAGAAATGTACCTGGAATGGGGATGCGAAAGTATCCTTTTTCTGAAAAAAGAAGATTTCCGGCTTGAGCTGATAGAAGAAGCGGGAGAAGAAAGGGGAACGGGACGGACTTTTGTTCATATTGCCTTGAGTGTAGAGAACCTGGAATATGAGCTTGAGGTCTTGAAAAGTAAGGGGCTGCTGCCTGTCGAAGGTCCGCTCCTTCTTGAAAATGGATGGAAGGTCGCCTTTTTCTTTGGACCTGAAGGGGAAATCATTGAGCTTGTTGAGGAAGGTTGA
- a CDS encoding ATP-binding protein, whose product MIEAKRPFYNKIWTLMALFILQVISVFVLEKTWLVIATLLLSAAGMAVLALLMKEVKSFLTSYRVLLEEESQLSTLLHALPDFVCFKDGDGRWLKVNQFGRKLYDLEEIDYEGKTDEELGESVPFFKDAFNFCAESDEKSWKAGEMTRCEESFYLPNGDYKTFDVIKVPLFHPNRTRKGLVIIGRDISQQKMTEDMLLRKEKLSVVGELAAGIAHEIRNPLTSIKGFIQLLEENEHVSDHYLTVMSSEMDRINQIVGELLILSKPQMREYQPFDMSEVLRYVIKVMGHEALLKGITLNVHLPSSPMYVVGDKNQCIQVFINILKNAIEAMEEGDIDVDWVIRKNSLTISVQDEGTGIPPERLKKLGEPFFTLKEKGMGLGLTISQKIIEDHKGSLSIESEENKGTCVEITFPVEKA is encoded by the coding sequence ATGATAGAGGCAAAACGACCATTTTACAATAAAATATGGACCTTGATGGCTCTATTCATTCTTCAGGTCATCTCCGTTTTCGTATTGGAAAAAACATGGCTTGTGATCGCGACCCTCCTTTTATCTGCAGCGGGGATGGCTGTCCTTGCCCTGTTGATGAAAGAGGTAAAGTCCTTCCTCACCAGCTACCGTGTGTTGTTGGAAGAAGAAAGCCAGCTTTCGACCCTCCTTCATGCCCTGCCGGACTTCGTCTGTTTCAAGGACGGGGACGGACGATGGCTGAAGGTCAATCAATTCGGACGGAAGCTCTATGATCTGGAAGAAATCGATTATGAAGGCAAAACAGACGAGGAGCTAGGCGAATCGGTTCCCTTCTTTAAAGACGCCTTCAATTTTTGTGCAGAATCTGATGAAAAGTCCTGGAAAGCAGGGGAGATGACACGTTGCGAAGAGTCATTCTACCTGCCGAACGGAGATTACAAGACTTTCGATGTCATCAAAGTCCCCCTTTTTCATCCAAACCGGACGAGAAAAGGACTTGTTATTATCGGGCGGGATATCTCCCAGCAGAAGATGACAGAAGACATGCTGCTGAGAAAGGAGAAGCTGTCTGTTGTCGGGGAGCTTGCAGCCGGAATCGCCCATGAAATCAGGAATCCCCTCACGAGCATCAAGGGATTCATTCAATTGTTGGAAGAAAATGAGCATGTATCGGACCATTACTTGACGGTCATGTCTTCCGAGATGGACAGGATCAATCAGATCGTAGGGGAGCTGCTCATTCTGTCGAAGCCGCAAATGAGGGAATATCAGCCCTTTGACATGAGTGAAGTCCTCCGCTACGTCATTAAGGTGATGGGCCATGAAGCACTCCTGAAGGGAATCACCTTGAACGTCCACCTGCCTTCGTCCCCCATGTATGTTGTCGGTGATAAGAATCAGTGCATTCAGGTGTTCATCAATATATTAAAAAATGCGATTGAAGCGATGGAAGAAGGGGATATCGACGTCGACTGGGTCATCCGGAAAAATTCCCTCACCATTTCCGTTCAAGACGAGGGAACAGGGATTCCCCCTGAGCGTTTGAAGAAGCTTGGAGAGCCGTTCTTCACCTTGAAAGAAAAAGGGATGGGCCTCGGCCTGACAATCAGCCAAAAGATTATAGAAGACCACAAAGGCTCACTGTCAATCGAGTCGGAAGAAAATAAAGGGACATGTGTGGAAATCACCTTTCCCGTGGAGAAAGCGTAA
- a CDS encoding YczE/YyaS/YitT family protein — translation MNREKVLRWSFFFVGLLVLSFGISLTIKGKDLGIGPWDVFHYGLFKQLGLTIGTWSIIVGFIILFVTGVGTRSFPKAGAFINMLLIGIFIDVFNYLLPDPHTLWAQIVVFAAGVVVIGYGIGLYVSANLGAGPRDSLMLLVVEKTGWKIQWVRNGMEVIVFFFGWLLGGPVGIGTVLIALGLGSIVGVSLPQSKKLLHFFLMRQMTKRDNPLAS, via the coding sequence ATGAATAGAGAAAAGGTATTACGCTGGTCGTTTTTCTTTGTGGGCCTTCTGGTGCTGTCATTTGGCATTAGCTTGACGATCAAAGGAAAGGATCTTGGAATCGGACCTTGGGACGTGTTTCATTATGGATTGTTCAAGCAGCTTGGACTGACCATCGGCACCTGGTCCATCATTGTAGGATTTATCATCTTGTTCGTGACAGGTGTCGGGACCCGATCATTCCCGAAAGCCGGCGCGTTTATCAATATGTTGTTAATCGGTATTTTCATAGATGTATTCAATTACTTACTGCCGGATCCCCACACTTTATGGGCACAAATCGTCGTGTTTGCTGCCGGGGTCGTCGTAATCGGCTATGGGATTGGTCTGTATGTATCAGCAAATCTGGGAGCAGGACCGCGGGACAGCCTCATGCTGCTAGTCGTTGAAAAGACAGGCTGGAAAATCCAATGGGTGCGTAACGGCATGGAAGTCATTGTTTTCTTCTTTGGCTGGCTGCTCGGAGGGCCGGTCGGGATCGGAACGGTCCTCATTGCCCTCGGACTCGGATCGATCGTTGGTGTTTCACTGCCGCAAAGCAAAAAACTGCTGCATTTCTTCCTGATGAGGCAAATGACGAAAAGAGACAATCCTTTGGCAAGCTAA
- a CDS encoding YjiH family protein → MNQQRFTATSHLRFIIPSLLGIFLFMTPVPGEDGITIPIAIFSGMLQDAIGGYVPAIMTGLIILTVLGTFLTKLARPAFIGKSPFFTTLFDVRPVWVFVRLIGAIFAVMTLFKLGPEWVWSDATGGLLLNPDGLLTILFSVFLFAGLFLPLLLNFGLLELFGALLTKVMRPVFGLPGRSSIDCLASWLGDGTIGVLLTSKQYEDGYYTKKEAAIIGTTFSVVSITFCLVVISEVGLGEYFIPFYLTVAISGVLAAIILPRIPPLSRKPDTYYNGQEGKNTMEVIPEGYSRVGYGYEQALIQAKNNNSASKFFSDGMKNVLDMWMGVAPIVMAIGTTALIVAENTKFFEYIGMPLIPILELLQIPEATEASRSILVGFADMFLPAIFGSGIESELTRFVIACLSVTQLIYMSEVGGLLLGSKIPVDFKDLVIIFLQRTFLTLLVIVAIAHMIF, encoded by the coding sequence ATGAATCAACAACGCTTTACGGCCACAAGCCATTTACGATTTATCATCCCTTCCCTTTTGGGAATTTTTCTATTTATGACACCAGTTCCAGGAGAAGACGGGATCACGATCCCGATTGCGATTTTCTCCGGCATGCTGCAAGATGCGATCGGAGGCTATGTACCGGCTATCATGACAGGATTGATCATCCTGACTGTATTGGGCACGTTCCTTACAAAGCTTGCGCGACCGGCATTCATTGGGAAATCACCATTTTTCACCACTCTGTTTGACGTAAGACCTGTATGGGTGTTCGTTCGGTTGATCGGTGCCATCTTTGCCGTCATGACCCTGTTCAAGTTAGGGCCTGAATGGGTTTGGTCCGACGCGACAGGCGGTCTTCTGCTAAACCCGGACGGCCTTCTGACGATTTTGTTTTCAGTGTTTTTATTTGCAGGACTGTTTCTGCCATTATTATTAAATTTCGGGTTATTAGAATTATTTGGCGCTCTTTTGACGAAAGTGATGCGTCCCGTATTTGGCCTTCCCGGCCGTTCTTCGATCGATTGCCTGGCTTCATGGTTAGGTGACGGTACAATCGGGGTACTGCTGACAAGCAAGCAATATGAGGATGGATACTATACGAAGAAGGAAGCTGCGATCATCGGTACAACGTTCTCTGTCGTTTCTATTACATTCTGTCTTGTCGTCATTTCAGAAGTCGGACTCGGTGAATACTTCATCCCGTTCTATCTGACAGTCGCGATTTCAGGTGTCCTGGCCGCAATCATTCTGCCAAGAATCCCGCCGCTGTCCCGTAAGCCGGACACATACTATAACGGTCAAGAAGGAAAGAACACGATGGAAGTGATTCCGGAAGGGTATAGCCGTGTCGGTTACGGATATGAGCAGGCACTTATCCAGGCAAAGAACAACAACAGCGCCTCTAAATTCTTCTCTGACGGAATGAAGAATGTACTTGATATGTGGATGGGTGTTGCCCCGATCGTTATGGCGATCGGTACAACGGCACTGATTGTAGCGGAGAATACGAAGTTCTTCGAATACATCGGCATGCCGCTCATCCCGATCCTTGAGCTCCTTCAGATCCCTGAAGCGACGGAAGCATCACGCTCTATCCTTGTCGGTTTCGCCGATATGTTCCTTCCAGCCATCTTTGGTTCTGGAATTGAGAGTGAACTCACGCGCTTTGTGATCGCTTGTTTATCAGTTACACAATTGATCTACATGTCTGAAGTCGGCGGACTGCTGCTCGGGTCCAAGATTCCAGTTGATTTCAAGGATCTCGTCATCATCTTCTTACAGCGTACGTTCTTGACGTTGCTAGTTATTGTAGCAATTGCTCATATGATCTTTTAA
- a CDS encoding glycine C-acetyltransferase: MTSKTLDHFLQENLEDLKSRGLYNEIDPLQGANGPVITINGKKLVNLSSNNYLGLATDERLKKVAIEAVKEYGVGAGAVRTINGTLDLHVKLEEKLAKFKGTEAAIAYQSGFNCNMAAISAVMDKHDAILSDELNHASIIDGCRLSKAKIIRFGHSDMEDLRAKAKEAKESGLYKKIMIITDGVFSMDGDVCKLPEIVEIAEEFDIMTYVDDAHGSGVLGKGAGTVKHFGLADKVDFQMGTLSKAIGVVGGYVAGTQNLIDWLKVRSRPFLFSTSLTPADVTACTEALDLIMNSTELQDNMWENSRYLKEKLTELGFDIGNSETPITPVIIGEEQATQNFSKRLYEERVYAKSIVFPTVPRGTGRVRNMPSAAHTKEMLDQAIAAYEKVGKEMGII, translated from the coding sequence ATGACAAGTAAGACATTAGATCATTTTTTACAAGAAAATCTTGAAGATTTAAAATCACGTGGTTTATACAATGAAATCGATCCATTGCAAGGTGCGAATGGACCTGTGATTACGATTAATGGAAAGAAACTTGTGAACCTTTCTTCCAATAACTATCTTGGGCTTGCGACAGATGAGCGCTTGAAGAAAGTAGCGATCGAAGCAGTGAAGGAGTACGGCGTCGGCGCTGGTGCGGTCCGTACGATCAACGGGACGCTTGATCTTCATGTGAAGCTTGAGGAAAAGCTTGCGAAGTTTAAGGGAACAGAAGCAGCGATTGCGTATCAATCTGGGTTCAACTGCAATATGGCGGCCATTTCAGCGGTGATGGACAAGCATGATGCGATCCTTTCTGATGAGCTGAACCATGCGTCGATCATTGACGGATGCCGTTTATCCAAAGCGAAGATCATCCGCTTTGGTCACTCGGATATGGAAGATCTTCGTGCAAAAGCGAAAGAAGCGAAGGAATCGGGCCTTTACAAGAAAATCATGATCATCACTGACGGTGTGTTCTCAATGGACGGAGATGTGTGTAAACTTCCGGAAATCGTTGAGATCGCAGAAGAGTTCGACATCATGACGTATGTGGATGATGCCCACGGTTCAGGTGTCCTTGGAAAAGGTGCAGGGACGGTCAAGCACTTCGGACTTGCTGATAAAGTCGATTTCCAAATGGGTACGTTATCGAAAGCGATCGGTGTTGTCGGAGGATATGTTGCAGGAACGCAGAATCTGATCGACTGGCTGAAGGTCCGTTCACGTCCATTCCTATTCTCTACTTCATTGACGCCGGCAGATGTGACGGCTTGTACAGAAGCGCTTGATCTTATCATGAACTCGACTGAACTTCAGGATAATATGTGGGAAAACAGCCGCTATCTGAAAGAGAAACTGACAGAGCTCGGATTTGATATCGGAAACAGTGAAACGCCTATCACACCTGTCATCATCGGAGAAGAGCAGGCAACACAGAATTTCAGTAAACGCCTGTATGAAGAAAGGGTTTATGCGAAATCAATCGTGTTCCCAACGGTGCCACGGGGAACAGGCCGTGTAAGAAATATGCCTTCGGCTGCGCATACGAAGGAAATGCTGGATCAGGCGATCGCAGCGTATGAGAAAGTCGGAAAAGAAATGGGCATCATTTAA
- a CDS encoding L-threonine 3-dehydrogenase produces the protein MKRILVTGALGQIGSELTNKLRDVYGTDNVIATDIRETDSPVVKNGPFEQLDVTDGERMFDIAKTNNVDTVIHLAALLSATAEAKPLLAWNLNMGGLVNALETSRELDCQFFTPSSIGAFGPSTPKNETPQDTIMRPTTMYGVNKVSGELLSDYYFTKFGVDTRGLRFPGLISYETLPGGGTTDYAVEIYYEAIKNNHYTSYIGEGTYMDMMYMPDALNAIIDLMEADGSKLEHRNSFNVSAMSVAPEDVAQAIRVHQPDFSLDYAVDPVRQGIAESWPNAIDSSAAMNEWGFKAEYDLAKMTADMLDKLKTK, from the coding sequence ATGAAAAGAATTTTAGTAACGGGTGCACTTGGACAAATCGGTTCTGAGCTCACCAATAAGCTCCGTGATGTATACGGAACAGACAATGTGATCGCGACGGATATCCGTGAGACGGACAGTCCGGTCGTCAAGAATGGCCCTTTTGAACAGCTTGATGTGACAGACGGTGAGAGAATGTTTGATATCGCGAAAACGAACAATGTCGATACGGTCATTCACCTGGCGGCTCTATTATCGGCGACGGCAGAAGCCAAGCCGCTGCTTGCCTGGAATCTAAACATGGGTGGTCTCGTGAATGCCCTTGAAACGTCACGGGAACTTGATTGCCAATTCTTCACGCCAAGTTCTATCGGGGCATTTGGTCCGTCAACGCCTAAAAATGAGACGCCACAGGATACAATCATGCGCCCGACGACGATGTACGGTGTAAATAAAGTGTCTGGTGAGCTTCTGTCTGATTACTATTTCACGAAATTCGGTGTGGATACGAGAGGCCTTCGCTTCCCTGGATTGATTTCATATGAAACGCTGCCAGGCGGCGGGACGACTGATTATGCAGTTGAAATCTACTATGAAGCGATTAAAAATAATCACTATACTTCTTATATCGGTGAAGGGACGTACATGGATATGATGTATATGCCGGATGCCCTCAATGCCATCATCGACTTGATGGAAGCAGACGGTTCCAAGCTTGAGCACCGCAACTCCTTCAACGTGTCTGCGATGAGCGTGGCACCTGAGGATGTCGCACAAGCGATCCGTGTCCACCAGCCGGACTTCAGTCTGGACTATGCCGTAGACCCAGTGCGCCAGGGCATAGCAGAAAGCTGGCCAAACGCGATCGACTCCAGCGCAGCCATGAACGAATGGGGCTTCAAGGCAGAATACGACCTGGCCAAGATGACTGCAGATATGTTGGATAAATTAAAAACAAAATAA